One window from the genome of Salvia splendens isolate huo1 chromosome 9, SspV2, whole genome shotgun sequence encodes:
- the LOC121748917 gene encoding putative glucose-6-phosphate 1-epimerase, which translates to MNRQSYSFIHERDASPKLLLSEPSGYTAEILLFGAQVVSWKNERRQELLFVSSRAAWNVSKAIRGGVPICFPQFSNLGTLEQHGFARNRLWSVDKSPSPLPSPSTSTSTSTSTSTSTSTSTSGSTPSTIDLVLKSTEDDLKTWPHRFELRIRISLSAGKITWIPRVRNTDSRPFTFTFALRNYMPVSDISEVRVEGLETLDYFDHLLQGERCTEQADAITFDGEVDRAYLSTPSKIAVIDHERKVTYELRKEAMCDAVVWNPWDKKAKALPDLGDSDYKKMVCVDSAVIETPIALKPGEEWKSRQDLIYVSSSYFSGTLDPSKVLGYMGMK; encoded by the exons ATGAACCGCCAGTCGTATAGTTTCATCCATGAACGTGATGCATCGCCGAAGCTTCTTCTGTCGGAGCCCAGCGGTTACACTGCGGAG ATTCTCTTGTTTGGTGCGCAAGTGGTTTCCTGGAAGAATGAGAGAAGACAAGAGTTGCTCTTCGTCAGCAGTAGG GCTGCGTGGAATGTGTCAAAAGCCATAAGGGGTGGCGTACCTATTTGTTTTCCACAG TTTTCGAATCTTGGTACGCTGGAGCAACATGGATTTGCAAGGAACAGGTTATGGTCAGTTGACAAGTCTCCTTCACCTTTGCCTTCGCCTTCAACTTCGACTTCAACTTCAACTTCAACTTCAACTTCGACTTCGACTTCGACTTCAGGCAGTACTCCGTCAACAATAGATCTCGTTTTGAAGTCCACTGAAGATGACCTGAAGACTTGGCCACACAG ATTTGAGTTGCGTATACGTATTTCTTTGAGTGCTGGAAAGATCACATGGATCCCTCGCGTGCGGAATACTGATAGCAGGCCATTCACTTTCACATTTGCGCTGCGTAATTACATGCCTGTTTCTGATATCAG TGAAGTGCGTGTCGAGGGCTTGGAGACGCTAGATTACTTTGATCACTTGTTGCAAGGAGAAAGATGTACTGAACAGGCGGATGCAATAACTTTTGACGGTGAG GTCGACCGAGCCTATCTAAGCACACCGTCGAAGATAGCTGTAATTGATCACGAGAGGAAAGTGACATATGAACTCCGCAAAGAAGCCATGTGTGATGCAg TTGTGTGGAACCCTTGGGATAAGAAAGCAAAAGCTCTGCCAGATTTAGGTGATTCAGATTACAAAAAAATGGTATGTGTGGATTCAGCAGTTATCGAAACACCAATAGCCTTGAAACCCGGTGAAGAGTGGAAGAGTCGACAAGATCTGATATACGTCTCCTCAAGTTACTTCAGTGGGACGCTGGATCCTTCAAAAGTTCTCGGCTACATGGGAATGAAGTAA
- the LOC121747165 gene encoding U-box domain-containing protein 3-like, with amino-acid sequence MEAAMAEALLCGETEAQIAAARAIGNLNTMQKKRVAENGAISPLIMMLHAQHYDSIEASLFALLNLAFGSERNKLLIAEAGAIPALLKIIKWRNESLMELSLAALLILSSCSRNKLEIASSGAIQLLVELLDSLSQNVGSNQAKFDVVSTLHNLSTSPQIIPLIVACGGAIVLIRLVYESDKSSDLVEKAMALLESLVSSSQLALNQVSERDGAIEMVVEAVEEGTAACREHAAGVLLAICKSCRETYRGLILREGAMPGLLQLSIDGTWLARKKAKALLLLLREDDDNGSLSSSSSRGKHSKKAVFKEVMRKIDRAGTSLQMVEEMIAKLRT; translated from the exons ATGGAGGCAGCCATGGCGGAAGCCCTTCTATGCGGCGAAACTGAAGCTCAGATTGCGGCGGCAAGAGCGATTGGGAACCTAAACACAATGCAGAAGAAGAGAGTAGCTGAAAATGGAGCTATTTCTCCGTTGATTATGATGCTCCACGCTCAACACTACGATTCAATTGAGGCTTCTCTGTTTGCTCTGCTCAATCTCGCCTTCGGAAGTGAAAG GAATAAGCTGCTGATAGCAGAGGCAGGGGCGATTCCGGCTCTGCTGAAGATCATTAAATGGCGGAATGAGAGCTTGATGGAGCTGTCGCTCGCGGCGCTGTTGATTCTCTCTTCCTGCTCTCGGAATAAGCTCGAGATCGCGTCGTCGGGGGCGATTCAGCTCCTCGTCGAGCTTCTGGATTCTCTCTCCCAAAACGTCGGTAGCAATCAGGCCAAATTCGACGTCGTATCGACATTGCACAATCTGTCCACATCTCCGCAGATAATCCCTCTGATCGTCGCCTGCGGCGGCGCAATCGTGCTGATCCGGTTGGTGTACGAGTCGGATAAGTCGTCGGATTTGGTGGAGAAGGCGATGGCCTTGCTCGAATCGCTCGTTTCTTCATCGCAGCTTGCTTTAAATCAG GTGAGTGAGAGGGACGGGGCGATCGagatggtggtggaggcggtggaggaggggACAGCTGCGTGTAGGGAGCACGCGGCAGGAGTTCTGCTGGCGATATGCAAGAGCTGCAGGGAGACATATAGAGGGTTGATTTTGAGGGAAGGGGCGATGCCGGGGCTGTTGCAGTTGAGCATCGATGGTACATGGCTGGCTCGAAAGAAGGCTAAAGCATTGCTCTTGTTGCTTAGAGAAGACGACGACAATGGTTCGTTGTCGTCGTCTTCTTCGAGAGGAAAGCATTCCAAGAAAGCGGTGTTTAAAGAGGTGATGAGGAAGATTGATAGGGCTGGAACTTCTCTACAGATGGTGGAGGAAATGATTGCCAAACTTAGGACATGA